The sequence TTATAAGGcacttttaatactttattttgggATTATCAGTGCAGAGCCCCCTCCAGACTTTCTAGGATCCCATTTCCCCTGGGGCGGTCCATTTCTCTAAAGGGCATCCACTCTCCAGAGCCCTTATAGCTGCCCATAGTGGTGGTCTGGATTTGAGGACATGGAAGAGGTCTGTGTGGTAAGATCCCTGAACACTCTGCTCCCCTTCCATGGCATGTGGGCCAGGCCCAGGGGGCTTTGCCCTGGCACCTGGGGCACTGCATCTCACCCCGGACCCGATTGACCTGCCTCTGCCAACTGTTTTGTCTTTAGCCTCTGGATAAAGGACCTGTCAGTTTGATCCTGTGATCTGGGATGATTCTTTGTCCAGGATGACACCGAAGCATGTGACAGGCATCTCAACCTGTAAGAAAAACAGTGTTTGTCCAACCCCACCCACTTCAGAGGGTACTCAGACACCACAGTGGCTTGAGGGGAAATCCACAGGAAGAGGCAGGGCAGCCCCCCTCACTCCTGGGGAGGTCATGGGGGCCGGGGCGAGAACAGCACACACGTGGAAGGGATCCGATCCACGATGTACCAAGGAAACATTTAGCAAGCTCCAAGCTATGCGGAAATGAAAGGGGAGATGGAGGGTGGCTTCCTCTCCAGCATCACCGCCCTCAGCCCTGCGTCAGCCAGTCATCCATCCCTGGAAGACCTCCTCTGAGAACCCGGCCACTGAGGACATGGAGGGACCCTTGGGGAGCATTTCTTAATGGTTGCTCCATTTGGCAAATAAGAAACTGAAGGTGGGTGTGGCTGGTTGGGCATCATATTGCCAGTCTCAGCACAGTTTTCTTCCGCAACAGGCCTCAAATCTCAAGTTTCCAAAAGTCTTCTCTCTGGTGACAATCAAAAACAGAATAGAATTTGAGGTTAAGTTGGCCACTTTTAGCTCTGCCTACACTAGCCGTGGGATTTGGGGCAATCCCACATGCCaatctatgcctcagtttcctcatctgtgaaatagggataAGCATGACCTACTCATGGTTGTCGTGACGACTGAATGAGATGGTGCCATGAAGCTCTTAGTAGATGTCTGGCCACTTGCAAGCAGTAAATCAATCAAAAATAGTGTTATTATTATCTTCCATCACTCCTTTTCCTCGCCAGGCCCAGACCATTACCCCCACTGCCTCACCTAAACCCTACCCAGCTAGGACCCCCCTTGGGCACTAAGCTCCTCCCATGAGTAACAGACTTTGGAGGCAGTCCTAAATGAGGTCTATCACTTAGCTGGGTGATGTTctgcaagtcacttaacttctctgaacttgaGTCCCTGACATGTCCAAATGAGAATCATGATACCTTGAATCATTCTCTGACAAATCAATGACACGGAAGAATGGGAGGAAAGGCAATCACTATAGGTTAAAAGTGATCAATGAGACAAAAACAGCAGAATGCCACATATAAGACCTTATTTGGATCTCATTTGCACAAACGAACTATGAAAAGACATTTGAGGCAATCCATGTCCTCCGAAAATAGCTTAGAAGCTAGATAATATGAAGAAATTCTTGTTTACTTTTGTTAGATGTGATAATGGCATTGTGATTATGTACCAAAAAAATCCCAATTGGTTAGAAATACTTACTGAAAAGTTTTTACAGTTGAAATTACTTGATGTCtaagatttgctttaaaatatttcagacagctgagtgaagtaagtcagtcggagaaggacaaacattatatgttctcattcatttggggaatataaataatagtgaaagggaatataagggaagggggaagaaatgtgtgggaaatatcagaaagggagacagaacgtaaagactgctaactctgggaaacgaactaggggtggtagaaggggaggagggcggggggtgggagtgaatgggtgacgggcactgggtgttattctgtatgttagtaaattgaacaccaataaaaaataaatttaaaaaaaataaaataaaataaaatatttcagacaaaAGAAGTTATGTGGGGATATAGATGAAGTAAGATTGAGGAACTGTTGGTAGCAGTTGAAGCTGATTTGGTTATATgaattcattatactattctctgtatttctgtgtgtttgaaattttcattaataatcagtaaaaataaaaaaaataaagagtagaaataaatagCAAGGAGACAGGCAGAAAGGGAAGCAGTAAAATGTAGTAGCCGAAAGCTCTGGACTCAGATGCACCACTGAGACtccttttttgtctcttcatCCGTCAGTCCATAGCTTTCTAGTATGTTCCAGCAACTGGTAATGTTACTGGTTTATAACTTCCTGGTTctgatcctggctctgccactcactggcTGGAGTACTTTgccaagtgacttaacctctctgagcctctttgCTCAGCTCCAAAACAGGGAAAATCATGGTCCATGCCTCACGGAGTTATTTTGAGGACTGAACAAGAGAGCATGGATGGGAAAGGCTTAGCACAAAGCCTGGCAcgcagtaagcactcaataaatgcttcaGTGTGAGGAGCACTGGTTTAGGAGTCAGGCTACCTTGGATGTGAACCCCAACTCTGCTCTGCCACTtgtggctgtgtgactttggccaatCCAATTAACTCTCTGAATCTTGTTTCCTTCTGGGAAAAACGGAGATCATTACCCCCCCTCCACCTTGCAGAGCTGTCAGGAGGATTAAATGACAAGACATGTTTTGATGCCCAGTGTGGCCCACGTGGGAATTCCCCTTCCTCACCCCTTGACTTTCAGCAGCACTAGGCTGGCCAAAGCCCAGGTTGGAGTGGATCCCACTGTCCATTTGTGTGGCTTTTGCACCTGGACTGCCAAGTGTGGCTGGAGAAAGTCAACAGAACCATGTGAATGGCTCCTCACAAATAGCAAGCCCGGGTTATGAAACACCATCAAGGCTCCCCTGCCCTCACACagcccttctgcccctctctagGGGACTTCCTCCTGTGCTTGACACTGGCCAGTTTGTCCACTTGTGCTCCCCTTACCCCTGCTTAGCCTCCAATTTAGCTTCTACTCCCTCTTGACCAAGGTTGCAATAGGAGCACCTTTCTCTCCACTTCCCAATGCCTGATTCTCACCTCCATCCTCTCCTCGTTCCTGTCCTCCCAACTCAAGACATAGAATGTCCTTCGCCTTTCTGAGGCTGGGTCATTGACTCTATCACCCCCTCCCCAATCTTCCAGTACTTTCTCTCCCATATGTCAGCCAAAAAACCCTTGCTCAAGTATTTTAATCTTTCTCAAGTCTGACAGTGACTCTGTTGCTCCCTTACTTAACTCACTCATTCACTAGTCCactcatttaagaaatacttgtggagtgcctactatgtgccaggtactgggggTACAGAATGGACAGAGACAGTCTTTACCTTCAAAATCTTCAAGGTCCTGAGGGAGaatcagacacacaaaaagataacGGTAAGACAACAGTGGGATGCAAGATGAACCCATGCTTGATGTAGAGATTGACCAGATGTGCAATGGAGGAGAGCTCAAGACCGGCTCTCAGCTTTCTGGTCTGTGCAAACAGGGGAATGATGGTAGTGTTCACTGAGACATGACACAAGGGCAATGCAAGGCAGGGCTAGGTGTTGGGGAAGATGCTGTGTTCTGTTTGGGGGTACGATGAGTTAGAGGTTCTGTTGGGACATCCCAGTAGAGATCTCCAACAAATCTTCAGCTTAAGGGAGAAGGAGGTCTCAACTGGAATTAGAGCTGTGAGGGTCACTGGCATATAGGAGGTGGAGTCTTGAATGTATACAGAGTGCTCTCTGCTGCAAGTAACAGAGTAATTGCACTATGATGACATTTGTTATCTCACATCTTAAATAGTCCAGAGGGGGGCAGTGCCAGGACTGGGGAAATTGGCAGCACAGTGATGGCATCAATGTCACCCGTGCTTTCTGTAGTTCTTCCTTGCTGTTTTCAGGGACTGGATGTCTCCCTGAGTCTTGTCCCCCCTCTTGGCTGCGAGCTAGCTGCCCTACCCTCTCACAGGCCTgttcaaagacaaaaacaaagcttTCCTTTTGCACTCACTTTATATCGGGGGAAATCCTTTATCTTTAGCCCACATCCATGAGCCCTTGGGTCTCTAGGCCATATCTATATCTCCTTAGGCAAGGGAGAATGGGATTACCATAAGAGGTTTAAGCCTTAGTCTGGTGTGGCCTTGGAGAGGTCCACGTTCCTGGAGAACAGTGCTGTCTGATATCTGAACAAAACTGGTGTGAGCAAGGAGGAAAGGATGGCCTCTTTTCAACCTTCCCTCTCTTCCAACCCCTAGCTGGCCTGGCAGTGTTGACCTGCAATTTGATAGAGAGAGGagtttagggggtgcctgggtggttcagtgggttaagcttcagactcttggttttggctcagagcatgatctcagggtcggggtCGAGCCCCATATcgagttgggctccgtgctcagcagggagtcagtttttctctctctccccctgcccctccccctcctcatgcatgcactcgcgctctctctctctctctctctctctctctgtctcacaaaataaataataaatctttaaaagcacaCACATTAAAACAAAGAAGACGTTTGGGCTCCTGAGTCAAGCATATCTGGATTCACGTCTTAGAGCCATTTCTTGCAAGCTGTGTTACTTCATGGCAGTTATTTTATGCTCTGAACTGGAGTTTCCTCACCTGTTCCACGGGAATGGAACAGTCCTTAAGTTGTTGGCTGTTGggatgataaaatgaaataactcaTATGAAGTGcttcacagtgcctggcacttggtAAGTGCTCAGCAAAAACCAGCCATTAACATTTTTGGGGGGACCATTCTCCCCTTAAGGTTCCCCAgcctcatggggcacctggctggctcagtcggtggagcattcgactcttgatttcgggatTGCGAGTtcaggccctgtgttgggtgtagagattactttaaaatcttttttttttttattttttttattttttatttttttactttaaaatcttaaaaaaaaaaaaaaagaaaagaaattccccAGCCTCTTGTCCTCTGGGCCTCCTCCTCTTTCTATGACTAGTTCTCACTCCCatttcctcccctcaccccaaggTTGGCTCCTCTGCCCTCACTACTCACTAGATCTTGTCTCAAGACTCCAACCATCATCACTTCTTCAGGCTGAGGTGACCCAACTACTTTCCTACCGCCCTTCTTTTGTGAGACCCTGGACATTCCTGTACATTCTATGGTGTCTTAGGCTCATCCTTGAGGCCTGCGGTCACTGCTCCCCCTCTTGCCCCAACACCAATATTGGCTAACCCCTACATCCTTTTGCATGAGATTCTACCTTAAAAATAGCCATCAGAACTACTCTAGTGACTTCTACGTGCCAATACAGAAGGTGTCCAGAAGaacatagagaaaaatacaaatttgtgcAGAGAGTAGAGGGGAACATCTAGATAATCTCTAGATGTCCAGGTAGGGCTTCATGGTACCAAAATGATAGCTATTTCGTTTTCCCCCTCGATAGGCTGTGAGCTTCTTGGGACAGGGAAAAGGATTACTCATTTATCTGTCACCCTGGTGCCTGAAGTATAGTTAGTACTCAGAGAAATGTCTGATGAATGAAAGATTCCTGGCTTTGCCACtgactttctcctcctcctcctcctcctcctcctcctcctcctcctcctcctcctccttcttcttcttcttcttcttcttcttcttaagattttatttatttatccatgacagacagggtggcggggggagaggcagagggagaagcaggctccatgcagggagcccgacgtgggactccatcccaggtctccaggatcacactctgggctgaaggcagcgctaaaccactgggccatcagggctgccctcttctttttttaaaagtatggtcctgcttttttttttttttttttttttttttaagatcttatttatttattagagagagagatagcatgaatggggtgagggcagagggagaagcagactccctgccaagcagggagcctgacacagggctcaattccaggacccagagatcacgactcaagcccaaggcagacacccaaccgactgagccacctaggagtccctgCCACTGACTTTCTAAGTGACTTTGACTAAGatcctttccttctctggacctcagtgtcAAAATCTATAAAACTGTGGAGGGACAGGCTAGCTGGGGTAGGGTTTCAAAGTTTCCAGCAATATGCTATGCTCAGAGATGGGCTCAGAGAGAGGGGCTGCCCTGACCCCTTTTCTTGGGAGCCACTCAGTACTCTAGAGGAAGGGATTTAGGACAGTGAGGGATCACTGGCTATGAACTCTGCAAATCCCAGTGGCCCACTCCTTGGGTCCACTTCCTGGCTTACCAGCCTGGTATAGGAGACTAGGTTCTGGAGGAAACTCTGgtaccctctcctccccccacgcTGCCCACGAACAGGCTGTTCTTGTTTACGACCCTCCTCCCAGGAGAACAGCGATTGCTCATCCCTACATGTGATTTGAGAGGGCCGGTCTTTCAGGCCTGGAGGAAACTCAAACCCAGCCAGCCACTTGGCATCGGAATGTTCAGCTGGTCCCCTTCTGGGGCTCATGTGACCGAGACCCAGCTATAAATATCAGAGGGGCCTCAGACCAAGACAGAATTCGGGCACCAGGAGAACAAGGCAAGGAGGCTCTGTGTGGGTATTTTGTGACGAAGGCAAGACCCCAGGTCTACGTAAAGTGAGGCAGGTAAAGGAGGCAGCCAGGTGAACCTCCACACGTCCTGACAATATGGATTATAAATCAAGCCTAATCCAGGATGGGAACCCCATGGAGAACCTGGAGAAGCAGCTCATCTGTCCTATCTGCCTGGAGATGTTTACCAAGCCGGTGGTCATCTTGCCTTGTCAGCACAACCTCTGCCGGAAGTGTGCCAATGACATTTTCCAGGTCAGTGCTGGGCATGGCCTTGTCCTGGGCTCCAGGCGGCTGCTCAGTATTCCTGTGGTGAAAGCCATTGTCTCTTAGTCTAGGACTTCTAAACTGCTGGCTTTCTCCCGAGCAGAGCAAAGCCCCTGCAGAGGcctctgggctgaagggggcTCGGAGGTGACCCTGGCCACCCCATTCCTTCTCCATGACGTGTGCTTCCCGTCTCCACCCTGCCCGCAGCTCCCCCACTGCTGCCCGGAGCCCACAGTTGACTCTCCAAACAGGAGTCAAATGCCTCAAGCGATAAGTGGGAGAGGcgggtggagaggagagagaaaccagaCCCCTGGGGCTGGAGCCAGCTCCCTGGTGGCAGCGGGCCCAGAGctttgggaggaggagggtggccaGGAGGCACTGGGCAGTAGAGGCATCTTCCCCTTCGAGGCCGAGACTGGTTCCCTATAATGTGGGGCTGGAGGGGATCCATCTCAACAAAGGAATAGGAGAAGTGCCCTGGCTGGGAGGCAGGACTCAAGGTTCCAGAAGCACTTTGTACTAATGTTCTCTccaaattttatctttgaattagCAGCCCTACGAGCAGGCTCTAACGATAATGTCCATTGCGTGAATGAGTAAACAGAGGCTTGGAGGGAgaaagtggcttgcccaaggtcattcagAGGATAACTGTGACTTGAACCTAGGTCTGCTGCCTCCCAAACTTGCTGACCGCTTAGTTGCTTTCTCAGGTGCTCCCCGTGTACGTGGGCTGGCTCTCATCTCAGGATGGGGAGTTCCATGTCAAATGGCTTGACGAGAATGGTTGGGGTGAGCAAGAAAGACAGAGACTGTCCCAGGCCTCATCTCTGCCCTTCCATCCGCAGGCCGCGAACCCCTTCTGGACCAACCGGGTTGGCTCCGTGTCCATGTCTGGAGGCCGTTTCCGCTGCCCTTCCTGCCGCCACGAGGTGATCATGGATCGTCACGGAGTGTACGGCCTGCAACGGAATCTGCTGGTGGAGAACATCATTGATATCTACAAGCAGGAGTGCTCCAGGTCAGTCCTCCCGGCTCCTGGGAGccatccttcctccccacctgGTCTGTGCCCAGCTCTCCCAGGCTCCTCCCCATGTGCCCAGGATCAGTGCCCTGGCTGGAGAGCTACACTAGCCAGTCCAGAGAGCCATCTCCCTCTTCTTCAGGCACAACAGAGGCTTATCTCTATCCCCCGACACTGGCTCTTGGGGTCGGTCCCTCAGTGAATGAGAAGAGCCCAGACATTAGGCTGCTCTCCTAGGACAGGCTGAGACAGGAACCAGGGGAGGGACAAACTGTGACATGGAGAGGGAGACACTGGGGCCAGCAAAGTGGCCGGGCAAGCAGAGAAAAGTGCCCAGAGAGAACACAGCCGGTCTCTCTATAGTGGAGGCAATGGCTGTCATCGTGGGTACCGGGGACGCTTCCTCCCGCTGCCCCACAACAATCCTGGGAATTGGGCATGACTTTCATCCtccccatttcatggatgaggaagctgaggctcgaAGAGGTGAAGTCAGTTGCCCAAGTGTTCCCAGCTGAGAAGAGAAATAGCCGAGGACAGCCCTGCCGATCTGGCCCCAAGTCTCCCTGTTTGTAAAACAGCAGCTCTGTCTTGGGCAGAATTTGTGAGAGTGGAGTTTGTGCAGTGTGTGTGTCCAGCTGGAGAGAGATATGGCCACCAGGGAGCTCTTTACAAATTTGACACCTGACAAGACTCCCAGGCCACTGCCCTCAGGCCCTTGGGTCCCAAACCATCATCCAGTGTTGCCCGCCTGGCAGTGTCCTGCCCCAGGATAAGTGACAGACCAATCTTAGTGTGAAAAAGCCCTGACCAGGGGAACCGTCGGCTAGTCTGACTCTGTTACTAATGTATTGTGGGAACTTGGTTGAATCTTTGGGCCTTCATTTTATCCATCAGCAGAGGAGGATGGTAAGGTTTGTTAGTGTGACTATCAAATAGGGTTTTGATGGGAAATGTTAAAAGTATCAGATATGTATGGACACCTCCTGTGTCTAGGCACCTCGTCTTAAGCATTTTCCATGCGTGAcctttatttaattctcacagtaatCCATACTACTTTCTTACCCTCATTTTccaatgaggaaatggaggctcctAGAAGGTCAGAGGTGTGCCCGAGGCTGCTCAGCAAGCCGTGATGCTGAGAGGGAGCCTAACTGACTCTATGGTGAATATTCCTAACTGCTATTGCCTCTATGTTCCTGGAGTAAAACTCCATAAAAGTACAGAAATATTGCTGACCATTCTccaataagaaaattaatattgcaCCCAAATATTAGCCCCTCACCTCGAGTATCGACCTCTGAAGAGCAGGTTTATGCTTGAACCCTTCGGGGGCCTTTCTACACAGTCAAATGGCTGTGAGAGATGCCCTTTATTGAGGGTCTGCTCTGTGCTAGGCTCTATACATTCATTGCTGATAGTTGCCCTGATCCCAGTAGCTCTGGGGTAAAACCAAGGCTCCGAGAGGTGaaatcacttgcccaaggtcacaaaatgAGTGAGCAGCAGAACAGTCTGGATTTAAACCCAGATGCTGATGCCCGGGCTTCAGGAGAATGGGCATCTGGCATGGCAGTGGGCACAGGCACCAGACCCTCAGGATCTTAGCTCATCTCTGCAGCTACTGCCATTCCAGAGCTCCCTCCCGGGGGGGTAGAGACAGGTGGCAAAGGAAGACTCCTGCcagcatggggaggggggggccctgcgataaaagatgaaaaagagataaGTCTGAAAAGGGACTTATTTAAAAACCTGGGGAGATAATAATGTCTGGGGTGTGGCCAGTTGTGCAAGGCTATTCAGAGGTGAGGCATTGACATAGACAAGGGACAGTCACCATTTGACATTTGTGAGATGCTTGCTGTTTTAGGGACTGGGAAAGCAGAGTGGGAAAGCAGAGGTGATGTAGACATGGTGTTGGCTCTTAATGATATGTCTAGATGAAGGGGTAGGACTTAGACACAAAAAACTGAGCCTCAGATAGGAAGCAACTGATGCCCTGCGAGAAGCATAGATAACATGCCAGAGGCCCCTAAGTAGAGAACCAGACCGAGGGAGAAAAGCATTCTAAGAATGTGTGTTTGGGAAGGAAAAAACTCTGAATGCTGGAAAGACTTTCTGGACTTTAAGTCAAGGCTTGAGCTGAACTGTTACTCATCCTTGGGCTGCCTGTGTTCTGGTTGTGTGACTTGGGGCACACAcatttcttccctctctgtgcctgggGGCACCCTCATGGTGTGCTTACTGGTATAGTCTCTCCACCTGTATTGAATAACCACCTCCTCCATGACACACACTGTACACTGCAAATTCAGAGGTGCCGGGAGCAGGCAAGTTTCCCTGCTTTGATGCGGTTACAGTCTGATggattaaatatagaattaagtGAGGCCATGAGTATAAATTGCTTTGCTCAAAGTTAGCCTGCAGTAACCAGGAGTTACAGGGACTATAATTAGAGCAAATGCACTCTTGCCTCCCCTGCCCTGACTTgatgggtgaccttggacaagtcagtTCACCTTTCTGGGGTTCAGTTTCTTCTTCTCAAAAATATCTCCAGTTCTGGGATTCTACAACCTTTCCCATGTTCATCACTGGAGTTTGAGTCCAAGGATATGAGGATAGCCTTGGTGtcactggctttcctggttctgggtatccagaaaatgaaaaggactGTGTACAGCCAGTCACTGAGGGCTCAGGCCATAGATCTGGAGTTGCCAcccagagctggggtggggggagacagggactcgggaccccccccccccactgtgtgACTTGTGATTCTTCTGCAGTCGGCCCCTGCAGAAGGGCAGCCACCCCATGTGCAAGGAGCATGAAGACGAGAAAATCAACATCTATTGCCTCACGTGTGAGATGCCCACGTGCTCCATGTGCAAGGTGTTTGGGGCTCACAAGGCCTGTGAGGTGGCCCCCCTGCAGAGCGTCTTCCAGGGACAAAAGGTACTGGCTTATACCACTTCTACCCCCAGCCTGGGCTTGTGGGGCATGGCCAGATGATTCAGGATGTAGATTTGATCCCTGTAGATCTGCTGAGCCGGCCTTTCAGGAATAGTCCCTCTGGAGGGACTTCCCAGGCCACAGGGACAGCAGCCCTTgccttcctgggggaggtggctGAGCTCATGGGTTATACTTAGAGCCACTTGAGAGCACCTGGGTGTGGCCACAGGCGAGAGACCAGACCCCTGGGCCAGGCCACCAGGGTCCTCTCAGGCCATGACTTCTACATCCCAGTGTGCTTGGGGCCCCAGATACCTCTTCCTGTGCTGGTTACCTCTCCTGTAGCAGAAAAAGTAGCTCAGAGCCCTCTCCCTGGCCCTGAGGCCTGTGGGAGTCCATAATCCTGCCCATGCAGTAAGCTATGGCCCCTCTTTCTGGACACTtcttccctgcctcccactcTTCTCTTGACCTCTCTCTTCTAGaactctctatttcttttttgtatctcTTCGTTCCTAAAAACAAACCCCTCCTCTGACAGTACATTGCTGTTTGTATTTTGGTCATttcccctttctgggcctcatttgtaaaataagggaTGTAGTATCTCTAGAGATGTAGGCTTTTTCTAGCAGAGAGGGGAGTGAGGGTGCCATTCCTGAGAAGACAGGCCCTGGGACTATttcatctctcttctcctttttttttttttttttttcatctctcttcTCCTGATCCCTCACCCCCTCTCCCATCTAGACGGAGCTGAGTAACTGTATCTCCATGCTGGTAGCGGGGAATGACCGGATGCAGACCATCATCACTCAGCTGGAGGACTCCTGTCGAGTGACCAAGGTGAGGGGGAGAAGAGTTCTGTCTAGGGGTCCAAGGCCTCTCAGTGAAGCCTGGTTCTCTGGGGTGAAGGCTCCGCTGTGAGCTGTGGCTAATGGTTGGGGCCTGGAGGCTGGGGTGTTCAAGCAGGGGTGGTGGAGTGGAAACCAACTAATCTATTCATCCACTCACTCACCAAATGCTTCTGGAACACAGCTGTGTGTCGGGCCCTGCCAAAGACGCTGGGGCTGGagtggtgaacaagacagaccAATCCCTGACTTTAGGAAGCATGCCAGCAATAATTCTCAGTATTTATTCAGCACAAGTAGTTTTCAGACCACTGTCTTCAGTGTGTTGTAGACTaaagcttctcaaactttaaaatgCGTTCAGATCCCCCTGAGATCCTGTGAAAATTCAAATTCTTATTCAGTAGATCTGGAGGGAGGTATGAGGTTCTGCATTTCTTTCTAATGAACTCCCAGGCTTTACCCAACTTGTTGGTCCACGGACCACACCATGCAAGACTACATAGAGGCAGAAGGAAACTTTTCTATCTCTGAAAAAGAATCCAtgatttttcatttccacttGAGGTGGGGCCTAGAGATGAGGTGGGGGGGAAAGGGTCATCAGACTCCTGATGAACGAAGAGCTGTGTGAAGGATGGCTTTGAAGGAAGGAGGGGACTACTCATGAGATGCTCCCAGGCTGATAGAGGATACTAGAGCCTCCAGTCTGGTGAGATATATTATTATACCTATTTTGTAGGTATAGCATCTGTGTTGGAGAGAAGGGAGCCTCAGTGAGGAGGCCACTAGAGGAGTCGCTGCTTCTCCTTTCTTACTAGAACCAACTAGAGCCTCCTGAATCCAGTCTTGATCCTAAAATAGGGGCCAGGGGTATGTGTGGTGGGGGGTGACTTGGGAGGCCACAGAAGGCCCAGACTGGATCATCccatctgatcctggagtctctatTTTTGAGGAAAGGGCTAGCTTTCTCCACGGCACTAGCCTCCAAACGTTACTGGTATGCTAAGTAGCTACGAGACCTCAGCAAATCCTTTCTTTTTGCCAAGActtcattttgtcttctgtaaaatgggggtgtaGCAAGATCTCTTCCAGCTTCAGACTTGTTATTCCTAGCACATCCATCCCAGGAAAAATGTGCCAGGGAGAGGAAGACTCCCTAGGGTGTGACTCTGAGATTTCTGTCCCCAGGAGAACAGTCACCACGTGAAGGAAGAGCTGAGTCAGAAGTTTGACGTACTGTATGCTATCCTGGACGAGAAGAAGAGTGAGCTGCTGCAGCGGATCACGCGGGAGCAGGAGGATAAGCTCAGCTTCATTGAGGGCCTCATCCAGCAGTA comes from Canis lupus familiaris isolate Mischka breed German Shepherd chromosome 2, alternate assembly UU_Cfam_GSD_1.0, whole genome shotgun sequence and encodes:
- the TRIM63 gene encoding E3 ubiquitin-protein ligase TRIM63 isoform X7 yields the protein MDYKSSLIQDGNPMENLEKQLICPICLEMFTKPVVILPCQHNLCRKCANDIFQAANPFWTNRVGSVSMSGGRFRCPSCRHEVIMDRHGVYGLQRNLLVENIIDIYKQECSSRPLQKGSHPMCKEHEDEKINIYCLTCEMPTCSMCKVFGAHKACEVAPLQSVFQGQKTELSNCISMLVAGNDRMQTIITQLEDSCRVTKENSHHVKEELSQKFDVLYAILDEKKSELLQRITREQEDKLSFIEGLIQQYREQLDKSTKLVETAIQSLDEPGGAIFLLSAKQLIKSIVEASKGCQLGKTEQGFENMDYFTLDLEHIANTLRAIDFGTDEEEEEFIEEEEDQEEEESTERKEEGKKFIYLHSFIHSSIHSFSQSFNNMKSCVQRAVLDSWDDANMWLGPNMCFIPFEDIALFPLSLEKKKKKLIIIKSSHFISK
- the TRIM63 gene encoding E3 ubiquitin-protein ligase TRIM63 isoform X8; amino-acid sequence: MDYKSSLIQDGNPMENLEKQLICPICLEMFTKPVVILPCQHNLCRKCANDIFQAANPFWTNRVGSVSMSGGRFRCPSCRHEVIMDRHGVYGLQRNLLVENIIDIYKQECSSRPLQKGSHPMCKEHEDEKINIYCLTCEMPTCSMCKVFGAHKACEVAPLQSVFQGQKTELSNCISMLVAGNDRMQTIITQLEDSCRVTKENSHHVKEELSQKFDVLYAILDEKKSELLQRITREQEDKLSFIEGLIQQYREQLDKSTKLVETAIQSLDEPGGAIFLLSAKQLIKSIVEASKGCQLGKTEQGFENMDYFTLDLEHIANTLRAIDFGTDEEEEEFIEEEEDQEEEESTERKEEVPKISSYRRLKEFAARKREVFIILKSQEPRRLGGSAI
- the TRIM63 gene encoding E3 ubiquitin-protein ligase TRIM63 isoform X3, which produces MDYKSSLIQDGNPMENLEKQLICPICLEMFTKPVVILPCQHNLCRKCANDIFQAANPFWTNRVGSVSMSGGRFRCPSCRHEVIMDRHGVYGLQRNLLVENIIDIYKQECSSRPLQKGSHPMCKEHEDEKINIYCLTCEMPTCSMCKVFGAHKACEVAPLQSVFQGQKTELSNCISMLVAGNDRMQTIITQLEDSCRVTKENSHHVKEELSQKFDVLYAILDEKKSELLQRITREQEDKLSFIEGLIQQYREQLDKSTKLVETAIQSLDEPGGAIFLLSAKQLIKSIVEASKGCQLGKTEQGFENMDYFTLDLEHIANTLRAIDFGTDEEEEEFIEEEEDQEEEESTERKEEGHQ